From the genome of Rarobacter incanus, one region includes:
- a CDS encoding FtsB family cell division protein, producing the protein MSPRVSVDRPRPERLRWVGPTSVRVLIMAIAALGALAVVVPTAMRYVDQQSQTRQLEQQLSQAKSTNSQLQTEIDRWSDQKYVEAQARERLSYGYDGETRYRVIDPQTVVDETNPKTGQAIEPGAVTFPIGKEDSWYGTLWESIEVAGNSNVSAESASAADPSANQ; encoded by the coding sequence ATGAGCCCGCGCGTATCCGTCGACCGCCCCCGCCCCGAGCGGTTGCGGTGGGTCGGCCCGACCTCGGTGCGGGTGCTCATCATGGCGATTGCGGCGTTGGGCGCCCTGGCGGTCGTGGTCCCGACGGCGATGCGTTACGTCGACCAGCAGTCTCAGACGCGCCAACTCGAACAGCAGCTATCGCAGGCGAAATCGACGAACTCACAGTTGCAGACCGAAATTGATCGCTGGTCGGACCAGAAATACGTGGAAGCGCAGGCGCGCGAGCGCCTCAGCTACGGCTACGACGGCGAAACCCGTTACCGCGTGATCGACCCGCAAACCGTCGTCGATGAGACTAATCCCAAGACGGGGCAGGCCATCGAGCCGGGGGCGGTCACGTTCCCGATCGGCAAGGAAGACTCCTGGTACGGGACGCTCTGGGAGTCGATCGAGGTCGCCGGAAACTCCAACGTGAGTGCCGAATCGGCGAGCGCCGCCGACCCGTCCGCGAACCAATAA
- a CDS encoding DUF501 domain-containing protein, which yields MSRLSTSQDERSHTPSPGDIAEVNWQLGRTPRGIVGISARCACGRPLAVKTAPRLPDGTPFPTLFYLTHPALTAAASTLEAAGVMKEMTARLEADARLAAAYGAAHRAYLAEREALGDVPEIAGISAGGMPTRVKCLHVLFAHALSAGPGINPLGDEALAMAIRARLYDPARCQCVARPHSDAESA from the coding sequence ATATCGCGGCTCAGTACATCGCAGGACGAGCGCTCCCACACCCCTTCCCCCGGTGACATCGCCGAGGTGAACTGGCAGTTGGGCCGCACCCCGCGCGGCATCGTCGGGATCAGCGCGCGGTGCGCGTGCGGTCGCCCGCTCGCGGTCAAGACCGCGCCGCGCCTGCCGGACGGCACCCCGTTCCCGACGCTGTTCTACCTGACCCATCCGGCGCTCACCGCGGCGGCAAGCACCCTTGAGGCAGCGGGCGTGATGAAGGAGATGACGGCGAGGCTGGAGGCGGATGCGCGCCTGGCCGCAGCCTACGGTGCGGCGCACCGCGCCTACCTGGCCGAGCGGGAGGCGCTTGGGGATGTCCCCGAAATCGCCGGGATCTCGGCGGGCGGCATGCCCACCCGGGTCAAATGCCTCCACGTTCTTTTCGCGCACGCGCTTAGCGCCGGCCCCGGCATCAACCCGCTCGGGGACGAGGCGCTGGCCATGGCGATCCGGGCCCGGCTCTACGACCCCGCCCGGTGCCAATGCGTGGCGCGCCCGCACTCCGACGCGGAATCCGCATGA